Genomic segment of Lemur catta isolate mLemCat1 chromosome 2, mLemCat1.pri, whole genome shotgun sequence:
GGTTATTCAGGTGGGCCCAGTTTAATCACCTGAGTCCTTTCAAGCACATAACTTTCTTCAGCGGGAGGCAGGGCAGATGAGGCAGAGAGCTTTGAAGGATGAGAAGGGCTCAACCCACAATTGCAGGCTTTGAAGATAAAATGGACCATGAACCAGAGATTGCAGGCTGAGAACTACCCCAGCCAATAGTCACAACAGAATCAGGGACCACAGAACTGAATTTTGCCAACAACCCAAAGAAGAACCAGAAGGAAGGTCTCCTTCAGGGCCTCCAGACAAGAGCCCAGGCTGcctgataccttgatttcagccttgtgagacctGGAGCAGAAAACTCAGCCAAGCCCATCAGACTTCTGACTTATAGGATAGTAAGCTTGTATTATTTTAAGATGTTAAGTATGTCCATAGGAACCATCTTTTCGATTCTATTCAATTTTCTGAGTACAAAGTACATGTTTTGTGTCCCCATAACTGTAGaagcatatatacacacaaccaccttatgtgtgtgtgtacaggtaCATATACAGTTATGCGTCACTTCACGGCAGacatacattctgagaaatgcatcattaggtgatttcatcattgtgtgaacattatAGAGTGTCAGTACACAaactagatggtatagcctatgaCCTACATATGCTATATGTTACAGCCTATtactcctagactacaaacctgtacggCATGTTACTATACTGTATTGtagcaattgtaacacaatagcaagcatttgtgtatctaaacatatataaacatagaaaaagtacagtaaaaatatagcaTTAAGGATAAGAAAAATGGTTCACCTGTAAAGGGtagcttcattataatcttatgggctGACCATTGCATATGCAGTTTGTCACGGATGAAAATGTTGTTACATGGCCCGTGAGTATATATATGACCACTGGGTGTGCACATGACCTAGTGGTCATATGTACATTTCACTTTATACAATTATGGGAACTAGTTAAACAGTCTAAGTAAAACTATTGTTCTTGCATTTGTGCTGAAGCTTGAAGTCAGAAGGGCAAGCTGTTGGGAAGAGAACCTACCCTGAAGGTTCTGTTCCTGTGGAACTACTTCCAGTATCAAAATCTTTATCAGTCAAAGTTCAATCAAGGAAACAGAACCATTGggatttattaaaagaatttgacCTTACATATTTGTGGGAGCTTGTTAAACAGCCCGTGTAAAGCTTTTATCTTTGTATCTGGTGCTGGAATTTGAGGCCACTGGGAAGGGAAAATGCACGTgaaggggtgggatggggagagaggaaaacCTGGAACCCACAAAGATGAACTAGAAACTATGTTGGTTTCTTACTGGCTCTCAGCCTCCAATTTGATGACCTGGGTGTCCTATGGGAACTAACCATGCACCTGGCCCAGAAGCCAGACAAGCTGAAGGAAGATCTGGTAAGAGTGGGAGCAGTTGCTTGCCCGGTGCTGTCTGCTGCACACCAACAAGGTGAGCCGGGAAACGGTGAAAATATGGAAGAGCTGCAACAGCATAAAAGAATATGGCTTCTGGTTGACTTCCGCCTTCCAAACCTCATGCAAAATATCTCTTGTGGTCCACACTAACGTGGAGCTATTAAGGCAAGAGGATTATGAAAAATTTAGTTCCATCTTAGCTAAGTTGGAATAATGCAAATCCACCAGAATAGGTAACCTTTAGAGCTAGCATTTTGAACTGAAATAGGTCCTGCTAATGAGGTAGAAGCCTTTCTGATGAGTCTGAGATCGCAGTGGTATGCCGGCTTCAATATTTTCAGTCGTAAGTGGTTTCAACACTTTTTCTGTCCTATAGAAATTCAGTGACGTATGCTAGTTATCCTAATTATTTTTAGAGCTGTTGTTGCTGGCAGTCAAAACCTATATTAAATAACCCAGTGTCTGCTGCTGGTGGTATATTATGTGAACAGAGAGAGGGAGTGTGCTAAGTTCTGAACAGAACATGGAGGTACAATTGGACTGTGGCCAGATGGCTTTCTATCTAAATATAGTTCAGTGCAGATAGGATCTGTTTCTTCTTAAAAGTTTTTGCATCTGGCTCTCTAAACACactcttttctctcattttgttttcaaagggaATGTGATTGCATATTTACCTTTCCAAATTCGCTTTTCTATTTTGAAGATTTAGCATCAGTCAAAGGATAAAAGTGATGACTATTTGAGGACTGTGTTGATCCTTATGTTATAGATATTGCTAGAAGTTGTGGGGTCTAGTGGGGTGTGAGGACACATTCTTAGTCCTTTCCAGATtctaacaaaatagagaataggTTTCATTAGTTGTTGATCACTCCTAGACTTCAAGGCTTCTGTAAACTATGGTAGTTGTGTAGCTTAGACTAAGCTAATTTAATTTAAGCTTCTTCCTCCTGCGTATTGGGCCCTGGCTGTGAGGACAGCCAACCCTGCAGGGCAAATGTCAAGCGCACTTGTCTGTTCTAATCTGCTGCAAGATCAGCAGGCTGGCCTGGTGCACCGTCACCGGCAGGACAGGGAGAGAGTGAGCAATCACAGGCCTTTACATGTTGGGGACAGATGGGCTTCTGTAAGGGGGTAGCAGGAAGTCAAAAGGAGGGCCAGGACGAATGAGCACGCACCACATCTGATTTCACGGAGGTTCTGGAGGGCAAAAGGGTCTGCCCTGCATGAGCCATGTGTCCTACCCGCCGAAAACCTGGGCCATTCTGCTTCGGTGGGGAGGAAGAGCAAGAGGCCAGAAGAGGTCTCCCCAGTCCTCACCCATTGTGGGCGGAGGAGCAGAAGTCCCTAGTGACACAAATGTGAGATGGAAGGGAAGACGACTGTCCCTCAACAGATACAGATGTGTGTAGCTCTACAGTTACAATCTGCTTTCCTATAAATATCCAGTCAACCTTTACAATCATTTGGTGAAGAAAGCTGTGTTTcctataaaaacagaaagtacaTTTTATCCTCATTAACTGAAAAGAAAGCCAACATTTGAGGTGGTGAAATGGCTAgctcaaggtcacccagatgCCATTATTAAAACTGGGGGACATAAAACTAGGTCTTCTGACTGCAAGTTCACTCTCTTTGCACCAAAACATCTGATTTTTAGTGTATTAAGGAATCTTAGAGATcatcctgcccagcctccagaaggcAGACCTCAGGCAACGGTGTATCTGATATGATTTAATTAGGGAGCGCAATCCCAGGGAAGCAAGGGTGAGGGGAAAGAGAAGTTAGAAGAGTGAGAGCCACAGGGTGTGTGACTGAGTCGGCCACTGCTTTGTAGCAAGCTAATACAGTATTTATGGAGCATATACTCtttgccaagcactattctagcAGCTTACATGCAATAACTCCTTTAACCCTTGCAACAACCCTATAagatatgtacaattattatcctcattttgtacAAATAAGGACACTGAGGTGTAGAGAGGTTAAGCACCATGCTCATGATCACTCAGCTAGGAGGTGCCAGGCTGGGGTTTAAAGGGCAGAAACTGTTTGTTTTAAATCTACCATTTGAATTTCACTGAATCACTAGTAGAAGCAGGGAATTTCTACTGTATTAAagattgctttttaattttgttttggcaGGGGTTGGGGAGCAGAGAGCAAGGGCTGCTTTCATATTTGGGATAAGTTCATTTACAAGTGGCATTTTGATCAAATTCTTAGATACTCGAGAGTTTCAATTTTCAGCCATCAGCTCACTTATTTCCCTTGGTGTGTTAAAGCAACAAAAATCctagaataaaaagtaaacaagacAGAATCAGAGTCCTAGAGTCCTCTTAGTGATGAGAGGGACAACAGCACCACACAAAATCCTCAGAGTGCCTGGCAGGAATTTGTGGAAGTGTTTCTGAGGTCATCCAGTATGGTAAGTATTCCTCATTGACTGCGAAGTCTGTTTCAGAAAGGTCTAATCATAAAAGCTAGTTGAGAACCAATGCGGAATCTCCCAGGGACAGACAGCACTCAACATGGATGACATTTGTATGAGTATAACAAATGCTACTGCGATTTCTTGCTTATAGGGCTCCTTTAGAGATTCAGTAAATCTTTGAAGAATTCGGTGTCCTCTGAGTTAAGAGGAGCTGCAGGAATACTCAAGAATGCCACAAGATAAAAATTGCCTGAGAACTACCGGCTTTTACAGGAAACGTTCTTAGATTTTCAACCATTGATTTACCTTATGTAGGTGACACACAGGGATGACAGCCAGCTATCCACAGACTTTTGAGGTATAGTGATTTGTGGAGAGTAGCATTATATAAAGTCAGTTTATAAAAACAACTCTATTTGCATATCTAAAGCTGGAGCTAAgtcaatgttttaatttcttcggTTCTGATATCTTTTTTTAGCACTCCCTCCATCAAAAGCAGGGACATCgactatttttatttactattttattcccagtgcctagaatagtcaGGCCAGTAGAGATGCACAATATATATTGAGAGACTGAAtataaatgattctgaaagagaAGCACGTTCATGTGGCATGTGCATGTAATGGCTGTGGTAGTATGCACTCAGCACTGTGCTTTGGAGAGCGAGCTCCGACCAAGGGACATTGGTAATTGTCACCCATTCACAAGTGAGGAAGGCAGCCTCAGTCTCTTTTAATGGAGGCCCATTATACTAAAGATCACTCCAGTCCGTTGTTTCTGATTTAACCTGACCAagcaatattttgaatataatttagCTTCCCAGATAACTCTTGAGTTTAGTGAAAGAATGTACTAAATTGTTGATTCAAGGCCTCTAGTCTGTCTTGtcagttttatttctcattgtatatttataaattataactcTTATAATGAATCAGTCTCCTGTGAATTTGATTGGTATGACTCTGTCCGTAAAGGCCTTAGCAATTTTGATGTACTGACAAAAATGACCTTCTAGCCTTGCAAAGTTGTAGAAAGAACACAGTTTATGGGGGGAGACAGATCTGagttcaatttttaaatcaaatgacTTAATGTGTGAGCTTAAGCAGGTGACaatttttctgagcttcagtttcatgATTTCCTATTATAACAATGTGGGTAATAAGTGAGGATGAGATGAGATATCTCGAGCAAAGTGCCTACAGAGGGCTCATAGTAAATGCAGTAAGTGttactttcctttcctctttctccacaaagaaaaaagaacagaaggtCTAGTTCATGCTCACCCAAACGATGCTGCCTGCCAGCTTGCCACCAGAAAGCCTGCAAGTATTCCAGATGACACTGATACTCTGTATCTTCCAAACTGGGATGTCCTAGATGTCGTGGCAGAGTCTGTATGACTTCAGGTGTCAGCCCCTGCTTAATTTCCTTCAAATGTTGAAGGGCCCCTCTGAACCCACAGTCAGCCCTTCTAGCTTCTGTCGATCAGTTCTATTCCTCCCAGCAGGTGGATCTGGAAATAGTCTCTTTGCCCTAAAGCCTATTGTGGACACCAGGGCACTACATGCCTATCAAGCTACAGCATCCAAGTTTGCCATTGTATTGAAGGCTGGCCCTCGGGTGGCACCTACCACTTGGTCGTAACCTTAACCCCGCCCTTTTCTCACTTATTACCTTTTCTCCACTTGAGATTCCAGACCCCTTTAACATTGGTACCTTAAGAGTTACATTACTGTGTGTGAACAAATGTTTCCCTTTAATTTTTGATGTATCTAGTGGGCCAAAAAGTCTTATTTTCATGGTACAACAACTTTgctttttcagatttatttgagCAGGAGAGAAAACAGATGGTTTGTATATAATGAGTGATATAAATATGGAGATTAGCTTAAAAACTAAGTAATATTGctgaatatttgtcaaatgacaaaattttgaaGGATTCAGGATATTGGAGTCATTACATTCAGCCTGGATATAGGTACATTTGTACAACCATTTACCTACCCTAGGAAGAAGGTGTATACCATTGATCGTAATTCTAGTCCAAACAAGCTTCATCTTAGAACAATTTTAGGTCCCTATTTGCTATACTGATCTTAAACATAACTATAATATATACATTCTCTCTACAGCTTAGATAGTATGTTCAACATATACAATACTAACATGGACACATATTAGAAAAACCATGTCAAACAAATATGCCCATGaacaataaattgtttttaatcatATATGATTGAAGAGCAGGTGCATTTCTGATCTgtaccttttttttaattttagaatattgcaGAGTACAAATGTTCTgcttacataaattatttttgtactaTTTGAGTTGAAGTTGTAAGTGCCCATCCCACAGACAGTGTACCTTGTAtccattagctgtgaatatacccatcccctcctccccctcctacctgcttgatttccgatgaatgttatgtTTCCATAtgtttccatatgtgcacatgttgatcaattagtcccaatttaatggtgagtacatgtggtgtttgtttttccattcttgtgatccttcacttagaagaatggtcttcagttccatctaggttaatacaagaggtattagttcaccatttttttaatggctgagtagtactccatggtatacatatgaaCCATTTAGCCCACCAACTCACAAAGCATTCTAGCAATTATCAAGACTGAAATTTGAAAGATCAAATTAATTGAAGTGTAACTTAGATTCAATAAAATGCACCTATTTTAAGTGTAAGTGCCATGTGATTTACAAATGTATATAGTTGTGAAACCTCCACCACAATCTcaacatagaacatttccatcctcTACATTTCCCTCATGCCCTTTTGCAGTAAACCTCTCCCAACCTCCCACCCTTTTAGGTCCAAGTAACCACTTCTTTGACTCCCATTACTATAGATTAGATTTGTCATTTCTAGATTTTTGTAAAAACAGAATTTTACAATGTGTGCCTTTTGGTGCCTTGCTTCCTTTATTCATCATATTTTGGAGACTCGTTGATGCCATTGAATGTATCAgtagttatttcttttcatgCTGCGTAGGATTCCGTTGTTCCTCTGTTCATCCTGTtaaatagacatttgggttgtttagagtttggggctattatgtataaaactgttatttatatatatgtacatgcctTTTTGTAGacacagattttatttcttttgggtagaatatttaggagtacaattgctgggtcacatggtaagtgtatgtttaactttgtaagaaactgttaaactatttttcaaagtgtttatGTTATTTTTCGTTCTATCAGATAtaatgagagttccagttgctctgcatccttgacAAAATGTAATTTCAGACATTCTATGGGATGCATTTCAATGTGgttttactttatatttctctgatgaccAATGATGTTGTCCATCTTTTCCTGCGTTAATGGCCATTGgcctaaattcttttttttttttttttttctcattaaactttgttttaatgggtctcaaaattctgtgacagatttttggtcaagttgtttccattaaaaagtactgattttaaaaactaataacttaaaactgccacacaaaaagaaacaaaagtggtccacaaaacattttcttttcctcctgaagGTTTTACGATGCATTGTTATTAACAACCAGTCTTTTACTATTAAACTTAAATGGCCAATTGAAACAAACAGTTCTGAAACTGTTCTTCCACCGTTTAAAAGTGGGGTGGCAGGTATTAGGGATAATATTCATTTAGCCTTCTGAGCTTTCTGGGCAGATTTGGTGAACTTGCCAGCTCCAGCAGCCTTCTTGTCCACCGCTTTGATGACACCCACAGCAACTGTCTGTCTCATATCACGAACAGCAAAATGACCCAGAGGAGGATAGTCTGAGAAGCTCTCGGCACACATGGGCTTGCCGGGAACCATATCGACGATGGCAGCATCACCAGATTTCAAGAATTTAGGGCCATCCTCCAGCTTCTTTCCAGAGCGGCGGTCAATCTTTTCTTTCAGCTCAGCAAACTTGCAGGCAATATGAGCTGTGTGACAATCCAGTACAGGAGCATACCCAGCACTAATTTGGCCTGGATGGTTCAGGATAATCACCTGAGCAGTGAAGCCAGCAGCTTCCATTGGTGGGTCGTTTTTGCTGTCACCAGCAACGTTGCCACGACGAACATCTTTGACAGACACATTCTTGACATTGAAGCCCACGTTGTCCCCTGGAAGAGCTTCACTCAAAGCTTCATGGTGCATTTCCACAGACTTTACTTCAGTCGTAACGTTGACTGGAGCAAAGGTGACCACCATGCCAGGTTTGAGAACACCAGTCTCCACTCGGCCCACAGGCACAGTACCAATACCGCCAATTTTGTAGACATCCTGGAGAGGCAGACGCAAGGGCTTGTCAGTTGGATGAGTTGGTGGCAGGATGCAATCCAGAGCTTCAAGCAGTGTGGTTCCACTGGCATTGCCATCTTTACGGGTGACTTTCCATCCCTTGAACCAAGGCATGTTAGCACTTGGCTCCAACATGTTGTCACCATTCCAGCCAGAAATTGGCACAAATGCTACTGTGTCAGGGTTGTAGCCAATTTTCTTAATGTAAGTGCTGACTTTTTTAACAATTTCTTCGTATCTTTTCTGGCTGTAGGGCGGCTCAGTAGAATCCATTTTGTTAACACCAACAATTAGTTGTTTCACACCTAGTGTGTAAGCCAGAAGGGCATGCTCACGGGTCTGCCCATTCTTTGAGATACCAGCTTCAAATTCACCAACACCAGCAGCAACAATCAGGACAGCACAATCAGCCTGAGATGTGCCTGTAATCATGTTTTTGATAAAGTCTCTGTGTCCCGGGGCATCAATAATAGTCACATAATATTTGCTGGTCTCAAATTTCCACAGGGAGATATCAATGGTGATACCACGCTCACGCTCAGCTTTCAGTTTATCCAAGACCCAGGCATACTTGAAGGAGCCCTTTCCCATTTCAGCGGCCTCCTTCTCAAATTTCTCGATGGTTCTTTTGTCGATCCCACCACATTTGTAGATCAGATGGCCAGTAGTGGTGGACTTGCCCGAATCTACGTGTCCGATGACGACGATGTTGATGTGagtcttttcctttcccattttgGCTTTTATGGGTGGTTTTCACAGCACCTGTGTTCTGGCGGCAAACCCGTTGCGAAAAAGCTGGCctaaattcttttgaaaagtgtctgttcACATGTTTGGGGAGATGCttagacaaattttattttattttaactttaaataaattttttaaatttcaggatattatggggatgcagatgttttgattacatgatttgcttttgtgcagtttgagtcaaagttgtaagtgtgcccatcaccaaggtaGCGTGCAGTGTTTGTCAGAAACaggaattgcaaatattttctcccaggctgtggattgtctttttattttcttgttttggtgTCAGGATAGACTGCCTTCATAAAATGAGGTGCATTGTGTTccctctttctctattttctgaaaaattttgtGTAGCATTTGTATTatctcttccttaaatgtttggtagaattcaccacaGAAACCCCTCTGACCTTGGAGTTATCTTTgtggaaagattttaaattatgaattcaatttgcttttcttcttgagtcagtgtTGGTAATTTGGTTCTTTTAAGGAATTTgtccaattttaatttttgaaagtattGGTATAAATTTCTTTATAGTATTTCCTTACTCTCCTTTTAATGTGCGTAGGATTAATAGTTACATCTGTTCTTCCATCcctaatattggtaatttgtgccTTCTATTTATCTAGCTAgggatttatcaattttatttttttttccaaaaccaactttttgtttcattgattttcttgttatgtctgttttcttcttcattgatGTCTGCTTTTATGGTTGTTATTCCCCTTAATTCTACTCattttggtataatttcttttttaagcccATGACCTGTTTTTGCATGGCCTGTGAGCTGAgaatagtttttacttttttatggtgttgtaaaaacaaaaaaaggaggaggaggaagaaaagcagcTGCTTGATTGAGAGTTTAGCATGTACATCTTTAGCTTATCATAAACTACCCTCAGATTTTATACCATTTCACATGTAGTGGTCCTCCATCCTTTGTGCTAGTATTGCTATGCATTTTACATCTAAATATGTTGTAAACAcataataaattatcattatttttgttttcaatgctCAATTATTATTCaaagtaatcttttaaaagaaaaaaaaacctatctaGAACATCTACCCCCATATTTACTATTTATggcattcttccttcctttgtatagattttttaaatttccatctgcatcattttctttttacttgaatAACTTCCTTTGATATTGCTTGTAGTGCAGGTTTGCTGAGAGGTACCTGGGCTCATAGCTTTACATAGCAAAGCATCTTTCCAATCCCTCAtttatatatctcaaaatataatttatattttaataaatatatctacatacatatttcaatttgtataaatataaatctatttttaaaaattgatatgaaACTCTGGCTCCCTTTAATTGGCAGAaatgaaactcctggcctctaccACTTGCTTCCAAAACCAGATCCCAGAATGCCAATGGCTTTAGCCCCATTGAACGtgttatttctgtgtattttctggTTCATGAAgatgtttatcttattttttgaGCCTGGGCATATAgttttggttttcaatttttctacTCTATCTATCAGTTTGGAACACAAGCTCAATCCATAAACTCAACTGTTCTATCTTAGCTTGAAACACAACAGTAAGCATTTGCTTTTTACCTACATTAGTATTCAATGTGAATTGGTCAATAGAGCttattaaatggaagaaaaatagctATTAATAGTTACCAAATAAAAGAGAGGACAATCTGTGTCAT
This window contains:
- the LOC123633256 gene encoding elongation factor 1-alpha 1-like, whose translation is MGKEKTHINIVVIGHVDSGKSTTTGHLIYKCGGIDKRTIEKFEKEAAEMGKGSFKYAWVLDKLKAERERGITIDISLWKFETSKYYVTIIDAPGHRDFIKNMITGTSQADCAVLIVAAGVGEFEAGISKNGQTREHALLAYTLGVKQLIVGVNKMDSTEPPYSQKRYEEIVKKVSTYIKKIGYNPDTVAFVPISGWNGDNMLEPSANMPWFKGWKVTRKDGNASGTTLLEALDCILPPTHPTDKPLRLPLQDVYKIGGIGTVPVGRVETGVLKPGMVVTFAPVNVTTEVKSVEMHHEALSEALPGDNVGFNVKNVSVKDVRRGNVAGDSKNDPPMEAAGFTAQVIILNHPGQISAGYAPVLDCHTAHIACKFAELKEKIDRRSGKKLEDGPKFLKSGDAAIVDMVPGKPMCAESFSDYPPLGHFAVRDMRQTVAVGVIKAVDKKAAGAGKFTKSAQKAQKAK